The following coding sequences lie in one Oncorhynchus kisutch isolate 150728-3 linkage group LG27, Okis_V2, whole genome shotgun sequence genomic window:
- the LOC109872240 gene encoding E3 ubiquitin-protein ligase RNF31-like isoform X8: MASIHSNQLEKVRCHAEACLHSTGSVLEIRAGILAMANIPLPPSAKYHYIAAETMIIENSIGNNRKETIGSLQRLSTALNILEKYGCNLTSSSRPKYWRTVKHNNPVFRATVDSIQGGRAVLCLYGYSNQQPDGLSFPDVVVEPDIEKVAAVTLEVMSLRMELDMLLKEAHPHPEFFERMVPSLNQKDDFGPMSDAVAIPSSLRESQPLYMSLSSLSQSPTSAFLPVRTANASTSTSISTRHTANCTICAIFPVAAHCNSCVQWLCTECDRLYHSSAERANHHRTVVTSSKMRKNHSSSLPSWHCTHCTRVNSIQDILCEMCERPRLASSGPAKDEFPQPFTITEWQCKSCTVVNAGSSILCEVCERPRLATKPPATPTHPLPTPNRPAAPVLGMPGDPDSQWVCQFCTYVNYTPASVCEMCDLPRPEPAKMPVKLHPPSQVKRVPVLSVKPKDPPMEDPDLRRQKLMREEGLKLIELIRDGEKKGVSPEEVYTGMRVSGGGNILPCDWLKAELPHLLDQICAMAASSRAADLKTGLNQNGLSNETGTAEDTGVEEEQPRGGGVTLSRAEAKMAWLSAGGETERAARQSLRDRHAKVKELCSLGFNDEARCQEVLRQNGGEVRGALSLLQRPLLEPFHQRMWSDQPEPTIDINHPDKQRVCRRLLAVYDLPSWGRCELALSLLQERTAPYSLDDVVQAVRESQDRDFIRRVLAKECPICLSEFPHSKMQSLTSCQCSVCCGCFQQHFTIAVRDKHIRDMVCPVCWEPDINDPEHLNSYFSTLDIQLRECLEPEVYDLFHKKLTEQALIKDPKFLWCSHCSYGFIYDGDQLKVTCFQCRNSFCAQCKKPWESQHGGLSCEQYQSWKRENDPEYQRQGLAGYLRDNGITCPNCRFQYALSKGGCMHFCCSQCRYQFCSGCNNPFHTTCAVIQCSVTGLHAHHPRDCLFYLRDWEPVRLQALLQNKCVEFNTNTPPGTQAGMCGVIEQKDEGGQQTDSACGAQTQPGHAGLCEKHYREYLVSLINGHSIDPAPLFNANELVLACRRYQVDDARGEMEDDVTYYPRMLEKLIDEVPLGDKVPRKK, from the exons ATGGCCAGTATACATTCAAACCAGCTAGAGAAGGTACGATGCCATGCGGAAGCCTGTCTACATTCCACTGGCTCAGTGCTGGAGATCCGGGCAGGAATATTAGCTATGGCCAACATACCCTTACCACCGTCAGCCAAATACCACTACATCGCTGCTGAGACCATGATCATTGAGAACAGCATCGGTAACAACAGGAAAGAG ACCATAGGTTCCCTGCAGAGACTTTCCACAGCACTGAACATTCTGGAGAAGTATGGCTGTAACCTCACCAGCTCCAGTAGGCCCAAGTACTGGCGCACTGTCAAGCACAACAACCCTGTCTTCAGAGCAACAGTAGATTCCATTCAG GGAGGAAGGGCAGTGCTCTGTCTCTATGGTTACTCCAACCAGCAGCCAGACGGACTGAGTTTCCCTGATGTGGTCGTGGAGCCTGACATTGAGAAGGTCGCAGCAGTCACCTTGGAGGTCATGAGTCTACGCATGGAACTGGACATGCTCCTCAAG GAAGCTCACCCCCACCCAGAGTTCTTTGAGAGAATGGTCCCATCACTGAACCAAAAG GATGACTTTGGACCCATGTCTGATGCAGTAGCTATTCCCTCCAGCCTGAGAGAGAGCCAGCCCCTATACATGTCTCTATcctccctgtctcagtctcccaCTAGTGCCTTTCTTCCAGTACGGACCGCTAACGCCTCAACCTCAACCTCCATCTCTACCAGACACACAG CCAACTGCACTATCTGTGCTATATTCCCAGTGGCTGCCCATTGTAACTCTTGTGTGCAATGGCTGTGTACGGAATGTGACAGACTGTACCACTCTTCCGCAGAACGAGCCAATCACCACAGGACTGTCGTGACATCCTCTAAAATGCGAAAGAACCACAG TAGCTCCCTCCCGTCATGGCACTGTACCCACTGCACCAGGGTCAACTCCATCCAGGACATACTGTGTGAGATGTGTGAGAGGCCACGCCTGGcctcctctggccctgctaaggaTGAGTTCCCACAGCCCTTCACCATCACTg AGTGGCAGTGTAAAAGCTGTACGGTAGTGAACGCAGGCAGTAGTATcctgtgtgaggtgtgtgagcGCCCCCGCCTGGCCACCAAGCCTCCTGCAACTCCCACACACCCCCTTCCTACGCCCAACCGGCCTGCTGCTCCAGTACTGGGCATGCCAGGAGACCCAGACAGCCAG TGGGTGTGCCAATTCTGTACTTATGTCAATTACACTCCAGCGTCAGTGTGTGAGATGTGTGACCTTCCTCGTCCCGAGCCCGCCAAAATGCCAGTCAAACTCCACCCTCCATCCCAGGTCAAAAGGGTCCCTGTGCTGTCTGTCAAACCCAAAGACCCGCCCATGGAGGACCCTGATTTGAGGAGACAGAAACTGATGAGGGAAGAGGGGCTAAAGCTGATTGAGCTTATTAGA gatggaGAGAAAAAAGGAGTGAGTCCAGAGGAGGTGTACACAGGCATGCGCGTCTCCGGGGGCGGCAACATCCTCCCCTGTGATTGGCTCAAAGCGGAGCTACCTCACCTGCTCGACCAGATCTGTGCCATGGCTGCGTCGTCTCGAGCAGCAGACCTGAAAACAGGACTGAACCAGAACGGACTCTCCAACGAGACTGGTACTGCAGAGGATACTGGTGTGGAGGAGGAGCAGCCCAGAGGGGGAGGAGTGACCCTGTCCAGGGCTGAGGCCAAGATGGCCTGGCTGTCTGCAGGGGGAGAAACTGAAAGAGCAGCCAGACAGTCTCTCAGAGACAGACACGCTAAG GTGAAGGAGCTATGTTCTCTGGGGTTCAACGATGAGGCGCGGTGTCAGGAGGTACTGAGGCAGAACGGgggagaggtgcggggggctctgtctctgctgcagcgaccgCTCTTGGAGCCCTTCCACCAGCGCATGTGGAGCGACCAGCCCGAGCCCACCATCGACATCAACCACCCCGACAAACAG CGTGTGTGTCGGAGGCTGCTGGCGGTGTATGACCTGCCCAGCTGGGGCCGCTGTGAGCTGGCCCTGTCCTTGCTGCAGGAGCGCACCGCCCCCTACTCCCTGGACGATGTAGTACAGGCCGTACGCGAGTCACAAGACCGAGACTTCATCCGCCGGGTGCTGGCCAAAGAGTGCCCCATCTGCCTATCGGAGTTTCCCCACAGCaag ATGCAGTCTCTGACCTCCTGTCAGTGCTCGGTGTGCTGTGGCTGTTTCCAGCAGCACTTCACCATTGCAGTGAGAGACAAGCATATCAGAGACATGGTGTGTCCCGTCTGCTGGGAACCTGACATCAACGACCCCGAACACCTCAACAGCTACTTCTCCACCCTGGACATCCAG ctgCGGGAGTGTCTGGAGCCAGAGGTATATGATCTGTTTCATAAGAAGCTGACTGAACAAGCTCTCATCAAGGACCCCAAGTTCCTCTGGTGTAGTCAT TGCTCCTATGGGTTCATCTATGATGGAGACCAACTGAAGGTCACCTGTTTCCAGTGCAGGAACAGCTTCTGTGCACAATGCAAGAAACCT TGGGAGTCTCAGCATGGTGGTCTGTCATGTGAACAGTACCAGTcctggaagagagagaatgacccAGAATACCAGAGGCAAGGCCTGGCCGGATACCTGCGTGACAACGGCATCA CCTGTCCAAACTGCAGGTTCCAATATGCCCTGTCTAAAGGAGGCTGTATGCATTTCTGCTGCTCCCAGTGCAGGTACCAGTTCTGCAGCGGATGCAACAACCCCTTCCACACT ACGTGTGCAGTGATCCAGTGCAGTGTGACAGGCCTGCACGCCCATCACCCTCGAGACTGCCTCTTCTACCTGAGGGACTGGGAGCCTGTCAGACTGCAGGCACTGCTGCAG AACAAGTGTGTTGAGTTCAACACTAACACCCCTCCAGGAACTCAAGCCG ggATGTGTGGCGTGATTGAGCAGAAGGATGAGGGTGGGCAGCAGACGGACTCGGCCTGTGGGGCTCAAACTCAGCCTGGCCATGCAGGACTCTGCGA GAAACACTACAGAGAGTACTTGGTGAGTCTCATCAATGGCCATTCCATCGACCCGGCCCCTCTCTTCAATGCCAACGAGCTGGTTTTGGCCTGTCGGAGATACCAAGTGGATGATGCCCGGGGGGAGATGGAGGACGACGTAACGTACTATCCTCGAATGCTGGAG AAACTGATTGATGAAGTACCACTTGGAGACAAGGTTCCTCGGAAGAAATGA
- the LOC109872240 gene encoding E3 ubiquitin-protein ligase RNF31-like isoform X9, translated as MASIHSNQLEKVRCHAEACLHSTGSVLEIRAGILAMANIPLPPSAKYHYIAAETMIIENSIGNNRKETIGSLQRLSTALNILEKYGCNLTSSSRPKYWRTVKHNNPVFRATVDSIQGGRAVLCLYGYSNQQPDGLSFPDVVVEPDIEKVAAVTLEVMSLRMELDMLLKEAHPHPEFFERMVPSLNQKDDFGPMSDAVAIPSSLRESQPLYMSLSSLSQSPTSAFLPVRTANASTSTSISTRHTANCTICAIFPVAAHCNSCVQWLCTECDRLYHSSAERANHHRTVVTSSKMRKNHSSLPSWHCTHCTRVNSIQDILCEMCERPRLASSGPAKDEFPQPFTITEWQCKSCTVVNAGSSILCEVCERPRLATKPPATPTHPLPTPNRPAAPVLGMPGDPDSQWVCQFCTYVNYTPASVCEMCDLPRPEPAKMPVKLHPPSQVKRVPVLSVKPKDPPMEDPDLRRQKLMREEGLKLIELIRDGEKKGVSPEEVYTGMRVSGGGNILPCDWLKAELPHLLDQICAMAASSRAADLKTGLNQNGLSNETGTAEDTGVEEEQPRGGGVTLSRAEAKMAWLSAGGETERAARQSLRDRHAKVKELCSLGFNDEARCQEVLRQNGGEVRGALSLLQRPLLEPFHQRMWSDQPEPTIDINHPDKQRVCRRLLAVYDLPSWGRCELALSLLQERTAPYSLDDVVQAVRESQDRDFIRRVLAKECPICLSEFPHSKMQSLTSCQCSVCCGCFQQHFTIAVRDKHIRDMVCPVCWEPDINDPEHLNSYFSTLDIQLRECLEPEVYDLFHKKLTEQALIKDPKFLWCSHCSYGFIYDGDQLKVTCFQCRNSFCAQCKKPWESQHGGLSCEQYQSWKRENDPEYQRQGLAGYLRDNGITCPNCRFQYALSKGGCMHFCCSQCRYQFCSGCNNPFHTTCAVIQCSVTGLHAHHPRDCLFYLRDWEPVRLQALLQNKCVEFNTNTPPGTQAGMCGVIEQKDEGGQQTDSACGAQTQPGHAGLCEKHYREYLVSLINGHSIDPAPLFNANELVLACRRYQVDDARGEMEDDVTYYPRMLEKLIDEVPLGDKVPRKK; from the exons ATGGCCAGTATACATTCAAACCAGCTAGAGAAGGTACGATGCCATGCGGAAGCCTGTCTACATTCCACTGGCTCAGTGCTGGAGATCCGGGCAGGAATATTAGCTATGGCCAACATACCCTTACCACCGTCAGCCAAATACCACTACATCGCTGCTGAGACCATGATCATTGAGAACAGCATCGGTAACAACAGGAAAGAG ACCATAGGTTCCCTGCAGAGACTTTCCACAGCACTGAACATTCTGGAGAAGTATGGCTGTAACCTCACCAGCTCCAGTAGGCCCAAGTACTGGCGCACTGTCAAGCACAACAACCCTGTCTTCAGAGCAACAGTAGATTCCATTCAG GGAGGAAGGGCAGTGCTCTGTCTCTATGGTTACTCCAACCAGCAGCCAGACGGACTGAGTTTCCCTGATGTGGTCGTGGAGCCTGACATTGAGAAGGTCGCAGCAGTCACCTTGGAGGTCATGAGTCTACGCATGGAACTGGACATGCTCCTCAAG GAAGCTCACCCCCACCCAGAGTTCTTTGAGAGAATGGTCCCATCACTGAACCAAAAG GATGACTTTGGACCCATGTCTGATGCAGTAGCTATTCCCTCCAGCCTGAGAGAGAGCCAGCCCCTATACATGTCTCTATcctccctgtctcagtctcccaCTAGTGCCTTTCTTCCAGTACGGACCGCTAACGCCTCAACCTCAACCTCCATCTCTACCAGACACACAG CCAACTGCACTATCTGTGCTATATTCCCAGTGGCTGCCCATTGTAACTCTTGTGTGCAATGGCTGTGTACGGAATGTGACAGACTGTACCACTCTTCCGCAGAACGAGCCAATCACCACAGGACTGTCGTGACATCCTCTAAAATGCGAAAGAACCACAG CTCCCTCCCGTCATGGCACTGTACCCACTGCACCAGGGTCAACTCCATCCAGGACATACTGTGTGAGATGTGTGAGAGGCCACGCCTGGcctcctctggccctgctaaggaTGAGTTCCCACAGCCCTTCACCATCACTg AGTGGCAGTGTAAAAGCTGTACGGTAGTGAACGCAGGCAGTAGTATcctgtgtgaggtgtgtgagcGCCCCCGCCTGGCCACCAAGCCTCCTGCAACTCCCACACACCCCCTTCCTACGCCCAACCGGCCTGCTGCTCCAGTACTGGGCATGCCAGGAGACCCAGACAGCCAG TGGGTGTGCCAATTCTGTACTTATGTCAATTACACTCCAGCGTCAGTGTGTGAGATGTGTGACCTTCCTCGTCCCGAGCCCGCCAAAATGCCAGTCAAACTCCACCCTCCATCCCAGGTCAAAAGGGTCCCTGTGCTGTCTGTCAAACCCAAAGACCCGCCCATGGAGGACCCTGATTTGAGGAGACAGAAACTGATGAGGGAAGAGGGGCTAAAGCTGATTGAGCTTATTAGA gatggaGAGAAAAAAGGAGTGAGTCCAGAGGAGGTGTACACAGGCATGCGCGTCTCCGGGGGCGGCAACATCCTCCCCTGTGATTGGCTCAAAGCGGAGCTACCTCACCTGCTCGACCAGATCTGTGCCATGGCTGCGTCGTCTCGAGCAGCAGACCTGAAAACAGGACTGAACCAGAACGGACTCTCCAACGAGACTGGTACTGCAGAGGATACTGGTGTGGAGGAGGAGCAGCCCAGAGGGGGAGGAGTGACCCTGTCCAGGGCTGAGGCCAAGATGGCCTGGCTGTCTGCAGGGGGAGAAACTGAAAGAGCAGCCAGACAGTCTCTCAGAGACAGACACGCTAAG GTGAAGGAGCTATGTTCTCTGGGGTTCAACGATGAGGCGCGGTGTCAGGAGGTACTGAGGCAGAACGGgggagaggtgcggggggctctgtctctgctgcagcgaccgCTCTTGGAGCCCTTCCACCAGCGCATGTGGAGCGACCAGCCCGAGCCCACCATCGACATCAACCACCCCGACAAACAG CGTGTGTGTCGGAGGCTGCTGGCGGTGTATGACCTGCCCAGCTGGGGCCGCTGTGAGCTGGCCCTGTCCTTGCTGCAGGAGCGCACCGCCCCCTACTCCCTGGACGATGTAGTACAGGCCGTACGCGAGTCACAAGACCGAGACTTCATCCGCCGGGTGCTGGCCAAAGAGTGCCCCATCTGCCTATCGGAGTTTCCCCACAGCaag ATGCAGTCTCTGACCTCCTGTCAGTGCTCGGTGTGCTGTGGCTGTTTCCAGCAGCACTTCACCATTGCAGTGAGAGACAAGCATATCAGAGACATGGTGTGTCCCGTCTGCTGGGAACCTGACATCAACGACCCCGAACACCTCAACAGCTACTTCTCCACCCTGGACATCCAG ctgCGGGAGTGTCTGGAGCCAGAGGTATATGATCTGTTTCATAAGAAGCTGACTGAACAAGCTCTCATCAAGGACCCCAAGTTCCTCTGGTGTAGTCAT TGCTCCTATGGGTTCATCTATGATGGAGACCAACTGAAGGTCACCTGTTTCCAGTGCAGGAACAGCTTCTGTGCACAATGCAAGAAACCT TGGGAGTCTCAGCATGGTGGTCTGTCATGTGAACAGTACCAGTcctggaagagagagaatgacccAGAATACCAGAGGCAAGGCCTGGCCGGATACCTGCGTGACAACGGCATCA CCTGTCCAAACTGCAGGTTCCAATATGCCCTGTCTAAAGGAGGCTGTATGCATTTCTGCTGCTCCCAGTGCAGGTACCAGTTCTGCAGCGGATGCAACAACCCCTTCCACACT ACGTGTGCAGTGATCCAGTGCAGTGTGACAGGCCTGCACGCCCATCACCCTCGAGACTGCCTCTTCTACCTGAGGGACTGGGAGCCTGTCAGACTGCAGGCACTGCTGCAG AACAAGTGTGTTGAGTTCAACACTAACACCCCTCCAGGAACTCAAGCCG ggATGTGTGGCGTGATTGAGCAGAAGGATGAGGGTGGGCAGCAGACGGACTCGGCCTGTGGGGCTCAAACTCAGCCTGGCCATGCAGGACTCTGCGA GAAACACTACAGAGAGTACTTGGTGAGTCTCATCAATGGCCATTCCATCGACCCGGCCCCTCTCTTCAATGCCAACGAGCTGGTTTTGGCCTGTCGGAGATACCAAGTGGATGATGCCCGGGGGGAGATGGAGGACGACGTAACGTACTATCCTCGAATGCTGGAG AAACTGATTGATGAAGTACCACTTGGAGACAAGGTTCCTCGGAAGAAATGA
- the LOC109872240 gene encoding E3 ubiquitin-protein ligase RNF31-like isoform X7, producing MASIHSNQLEKVRCHAEACLHSTGSVLEIRAGILAMANIPLPPSAKYHYIAAETMIIENSIGNNRKETIGSLQRLSTALNILEKYGCNLTSSSRPKYWRTVKHNNPVFRATVDSIQGGRAVLCLYGYSNQQPDGLSFPDVVVEPDIEKVAAVTLEVMSLRMELDMLLKEAHPHPEFFERMVPSLNQKDDFGPMSDAVAIPSSLRESQPLYMSLSSLSQSPTSAFLPVRTANASTSTSISTRHTANCTICAIFPVAAHCNSCVQWLCTECDRLYHSSAERANHHRTVVTSSKMRKNHRFTSTVSPSSSLPSWHCTHCTRVNSIQDILCEMCERPRLASSGPAKDEFPQPFTITEWQCKSCTVVNAGSSILCEVCERPRLATKPPATPTHPLPTPNRPAAPVLGMPGDPDSQWVCQFCTYVNYTPASVCEMCDLPRPEPAKMPVKLHPPSQVKRVPVLSVKPKDPPMEDPDLRRQKLMREEGLKLIELIRDGEKKGVSPEEVYTGMRVSGGGNILPCDWLKAELPHLLDQICAMAASSRAADLKTGLNQNGLSNETGTAEDTGVEEEQPRGGGVTLSRAEAKMAWLSAGGETERAARQSLRDRHAKVKELCSLGFNDEARCQEVLRQNGGEVRGALSLLQRPLLEPFHQRMWSDQPEPTIDINHPDKQRVCRRLLAVYDLPSWGRCELALSLLQERTAPYSLDDVVQAVRESQDRDFIRRVLAKECPICLSEFPHSKMQSLTSCQCSVCCGCFQQHFTIAVRDKHIRDMVCPVCWEPDINDPEHLNSYFSTLDIQLRECLEPEVYDLFHKKLTEQALIKDPKFLWCSHCSYGFIYDGDQLKVTCFQCRNSFCAQCKKPWESQHGGLSCEQYQSWKRENDPEYQRQGLAGYLRDNGITCPNCRFQYALSKGGCMHFCCSQCRYQFCSGCNNPFHTTCAVIQCSVTGLHAHHPRDCLFYLRDWEPVRLQALLQNKCVEFNTNTPPGTQAGMCGVIEQKDEGGQQTDSACGAQTQPGHAGLCEKHYREYLVSLINGHSIDPAPLFNANELVLACRRYQVDDARGEMEDDVTYYPRMLEKLIDEVPLGDKVPRKK from the exons ATGGCCAGTATACATTCAAACCAGCTAGAGAAGGTACGATGCCATGCGGAAGCCTGTCTACATTCCACTGGCTCAGTGCTGGAGATCCGGGCAGGAATATTAGCTATGGCCAACATACCCTTACCACCGTCAGCCAAATACCACTACATCGCTGCTGAGACCATGATCATTGAGAACAGCATCGGTAACAACAGGAAAGAG ACCATAGGTTCCCTGCAGAGACTTTCCACAGCACTGAACATTCTGGAGAAGTATGGCTGTAACCTCACCAGCTCCAGTAGGCCCAAGTACTGGCGCACTGTCAAGCACAACAACCCTGTCTTCAGAGCAACAGTAGATTCCATTCAG GGAGGAAGGGCAGTGCTCTGTCTCTATGGTTACTCCAACCAGCAGCCAGACGGACTGAGTTTCCCTGATGTGGTCGTGGAGCCTGACATTGAGAAGGTCGCAGCAGTCACCTTGGAGGTCATGAGTCTACGCATGGAACTGGACATGCTCCTCAAG GAAGCTCACCCCCACCCAGAGTTCTTTGAGAGAATGGTCCCATCACTGAACCAAAAG GATGACTTTGGACCCATGTCTGATGCAGTAGCTATTCCCTCCAGCCTGAGAGAGAGCCAGCCCCTATACATGTCTCTATcctccctgtctcagtctcccaCTAGTGCCTTTCTTCCAGTACGGACCGCTAACGCCTCAACCTCAACCTCCATCTCTACCAGACACACAG CCAACTGCACTATCTGTGCTATATTCCCAGTGGCTGCCCATTGTAACTCTTGTGTGCAATGGCTGTGTACGGAATGTGACAGACTGTACCACTCTTCCGCAGAACGAGCCAATCACCACAGGACTGTCGTGACATCCTCTAAAATGCGAAAGAACCACAG GTTCACTTCCACTGTCTCTCCCAGTAGCTCCCTCCCGTCATGGCACTGTACCCACTGCACCAGGGTCAACTCCATCCAGGACATACTGTGTGAGATGTGTGAGAGGCCACGCCTGGcctcctctggccctgctaaggaTGAGTTCCCACAGCCCTTCACCATCACTg AGTGGCAGTGTAAAAGCTGTACGGTAGTGAACGCAGGCAGTAGTATcctgtgtgaggtgtgtgagcGCCCCCGCCTGGCCACCAAGCCTCCTGCAACTCCCACACACCCCCTTCCTACGCCCAACCGGCCTGCTGCTCCAGTACTGGGCATGCCAGGAGACCCAGACAGCCAG TGGGTGTGCCAATTCTGTACTTATGTCAATTACACTCCAGCGTCAGTGTGTGAGATGTGTGACCTTCCTCGTCCCGAGCCCGCCAAAATGCCAGTCAAACTCCACCCTCCATCCCAGGTCAAAAGGGTCCCTGTGCTGTCTGTCAAACCCAAAGACCCGCCCATGGAGGACCCTGATTTGAGGAGACAGAAACTGATGAGGGAAGAGGGGCTAAAGCTGATTGAGCTTATTAGA gatggaGAGAAAAAAGGAGTGAGTCCAGAGGAGGTGTACACAGGCATGCGCGTCTCCGGGGGCGGCAACATCCTCCCCTGTGATTGGCTCAAAGCGGAGCTACCTCACCTGCTCGACCAGATCTGTGCCATGGCTGCGTCGTCTCGAGCAGCAGACCTGAAAACAGGACTGAACCAGAACGGACTCTCCAACGAGACTGGTACTGCAGAGGATACTGGTGTGGAGGAGGAGCAGCCCAGAGGGGGAGGAGTGACCCTGTCCAGGGCTGAGGCCAAGATGGCCTGGCTGTCTGCAGGGGGAGAAACTGAAAGAGCAGCCAGACAGTCTCTCAGAGACAGACACGCTAAG GTGAAGGAGCTATGTTCTCTGGGGTTCAACGATGAGGCGCGGTGTCAGGAGGTACTGAGGCAGAACGGgggagaggtgcggggggctctgtctctgctgcagcgaccgCTCTTGGAGCCCTTCCACCAGCGCATGTGGAGCGACCAGCCCGAGCCCACCATCGACATCAACCACCCCGACAAACAG CGTGTGTGTCGGAGGCTGCTGGCGGTGTATGACCTGCCCAGCTGGGGCCGCTGTGAGCTGGCCCTGTCCTTGCTGCAGGAGCGCACCGCCCCCTACTCCCTGGACGATGTAGTACAGGCCGTACGCGAGTCACAAGACCGAGACTTCATCCGCCGGGTGCTGGCCAAAGAGTGCCCCATCTGCCTATCGGAGTTTCCCCACAGCaag ATGCAGTCTCTGACCTCCTGTCAGTGCTCGGTGTGCTGTGGCTGTTTCCAGCAGCACTTCACCATTGCAGTGAGAGACAAGCATATCAGAGACATGGTGTGTCCCGTCTGCTGGGAACCTGACATCAACGACCCCGAACACCTCAACAGCTACTTCTCCACCCTGGACATCCAG ctgCGGGAGTGTCTGGAGCCAGAGGTATATGATCTGTTTCATAAGAAGCTGACTGAACAAGCTCTCATCAAGGACCCCAAGTTCCTCTGGTGTAGTCAT TGCTCCTATGGGTTCATCTATGATGGAGACCAACTGAAGGTCACCTGTTTCCAGTGCAGGAACAGCTTCTGTGCACAATGCAAGAAACCT TGGGAGTCTCAGCATGGTGGTCTGTCATGTGAACAGTACCAGTcctggaagagagagaatgacccAGAATACCAGAGGCAAGGCCTGGCCGGATACCTGCGTGACAACGGCATCA CCTGTCCAAACTGCAGGTTCCAATATGCCCTGTCTAAAGGAGGCTGTATGCATTTCTGCTGCTCCCAGTGCAGGTACCAGTTCTGCAGCGGATGCAACAACCCCTTCCACACT ACGTGTGCAGTGATCCAGTGCAGTGTGACAGGCCTGCACGCCCATCACCCTCGAGACTGCCTCTTCTACCTGAGGGACTGGGAGCCTGTCAGACTGCAGGCACTGCTGCAG AACAAGTGTGTTGAGTTCAACACTAACACCCCTCCAGGAACTCAAGCCG ggATGTGTGGCGTGATTGAGCAGAAGGATGAGGGTGGGCAGCAGACGGACTCGGCCTGTGGGGCTCAAACTCAGCCTGGCCATGCAGGACTCTGCGA GAAACACTACAGAGAGTACTTGGTGAGTCTCATCAATGGCCATTCCATCGACCCGGCCCCTCTCTTCAATGCCAACGAGCTGGTTTTGGCCTGTCGGAGATACCAAGTGGATGATGCCCGGGGGGAGATGGAGGACGACGTAACGTACTATCCTCGAATGCTGGAG AAACTGATTGATGAAGTACCACTTGGAGACAAGGTTCCTCGGAAGAAATGA